The following coding sequences are from one Leptolyngbya sp. NIES-3755 window:
- a CDS encoding hypothetical protein (similar to AA sequence:cyanobase_aa:MAE51900), with translation MVERSFDPLRTLETENSEDLEAMMKILSKLTRLPSEQIKPRLESLLTSLLDLQTTQSDSQEDSERWTQRFTDWVEGHRSLELPSLSDEAISRESIYGDDR, from the coding sequence ATGGTAGAGCGTTCCTTCGATCCGCTTCGCACTCTAGAAACTGAGAACTCAGAAGATTTAGAGGCAATGATGAAAATTTTATCAAAGTTGACTCGACTGCCTTCAGAACAGATCAAACCTCGCTTGGAATCACTACTCACAAGTCTGCTTGATTTGCAAACGACTCAATCAGACTCTCAAGAAGACTCAGAAAGGTGGACACAGCGATTTACAGATTGGGTCGAAGGGCATCGTAGCCTTGAGCTACCATCGTTATCCGATGAAGCAATCAGTCGAGAAAGCATTTATGGAGACGATCGATAA
- a CDS encoding hypothetical protein (similar to AA sequence:cyanobase_aa:Npun_CR066) codes for MDLEQAVLENLRLLPSEKQQHVLTFIQSLLSPDQETLLKQRIVDELLPILQQIQNFHDGLPSAVYADKLLRTTEAIAVQYPSEPVGQFIQSFYKLLATDNRWCRFTAEFYQRIYDLLVSLTNSKISLQQAIKTLGETSADTDMIQSGNVTDLDLDDE; via the coding sequence ATGGATCTTGAACAGGCTGTATTAGAGAATTTACGGTTGTTGCCTTCGGAAAAGCAACAGCACGTTTTAACGTTTATTCAATCACTTCTATCGCCTGATCAAGAAACCCTGTTAAAGCAAAGAATCGTTGATGAACTTCTCCCGATTCTGCAACAGATCCAAAACTTTCATGACGGTTTACCTTCGGCAGTTTATGCGGATAAGCTGCTAAGAACAACAGAAGCGATCGCAGTTCAATATCCATCTGAGCCAGTCGGTCAATTTATTCAATCTTTCTACAAATTACTTGCAACTGACAACCGCTGGTGTAGATTCACAGCTGAATTCTATCAGCGTATTTATGATTTGCTTGTCTCTTTAACTAATAGTAAAATCTCACTTCAGCAAGCTATCAAAACATTAGGAGAAACGAGTGCTGACACTGATATGATTCAGTCTGGTAATGTAACTGATCTTGATTTAGATGACGAGTGA
- a CDS encoding hypothetical protein (hypothetical protein PCC8801_3187;~similar to AA sequence:cyanobase_aa:LBDG_16940): MEPEPSTIEIRLSLEFQQSLRKLAKKYRNIRADVESVI; this comes from the coding sequence ATGGAACCTGAGCCATCCACGATCGAGATTCGCTTATCGCTTGAGTTTCAACAGAGCCTTCGCAAACTGGCTAAGAAATATCGAAATATTCGAGCCGATGTTGAGTCTGTGATTTAG
- a CDS encoding hypothetical protein (similar to AA sequence:cyanobase_aa:LBDG_37120), with product MSRSLLFFVVAGLCEIGGGYLFWLWLREGKSVWLAVLGVIILAVYGVVPTLQPANFGRAYAAYGGIFIVLSILWGWMVDRVQPDKFDWLGGAIALIGVLVMMYAPRH from the coding sequence ATGTCCCGATCGCTTTTGTTTTTCGTGGTAGCTGGACTGTGTGAAATTGGTGGCGGCTATTTGTTCTGGTTGTGGCTGCGTGAGGGAAAAAGCGTCTGGCTTGCTGTTCTAGGCGTGATCATTCTGGCAGTATATGGAGTGGTTCCCACCTTGCAGCCTGCCAATTTTGGACGGGCTTATGCGGCTTATGGTGGAATTTTTATTGTGCTGTCGATTCTTTGGGGCTGGATGGTCGATCGAGTTCAGCCTGATAAGTTTGATTGGCTCGGAGGCGCGATCGCATTAATCGGTGTGTTGGTGATGATGTATGCGCCTCGGCACTAA
- a CDS encoding hypothetical protein (similar to AA sequence:cyanobase_aa:Ava_2120), whose translation MKAVEVTGEIDAQGNLTLDQQIPDITNQRVRVIILASETENDFDPDDPPVDAIKANLQKALHQVRTGQTLPLSQMWEGIE comes from the coding sequence ATGAAAGCAGTTGAAGTAACAGGCGAGATTGATGCTCAGGGTAATCTCACTCTGGATCAGCAGATTCCAGATATCACAAATCAGCGAGTGCGAGTGATTATTCTTGCTTCAGAAACGGAGAATGACTTTGATCCAGATGATCCACCTGTTGACGCAATTAAAGCTAATTTGCAGAAAGCATTACACCAAGTCAGAACAGGGCAAACGCTTCCACTTTCTCAGATGTGGGAAGGAATTGAGTAA
- a CDS encoding DNA replication and repair protein RecF (ab initio prediction:Prodigal:2.6;~protein motif:HAMAP:MF_00365) gives MIKIHRVHIKRFRSINNLELCVNQENNFITICGENNAGKTNILRAIDLFFHPEKYERMNDVPNNKRVSGGGTAYPNITIDFSLSGDETYRITRDFYLNDLRGTSGESIKQENNNRTTISLSEKAIKAFLDNVHFFFVESVNISFPALINTLIDDIYDIEYGDSRLKGLKGDLKGYFDSYTQGLLTVLKDLSDEINPIFREYKDNWGVDFDLGIDVKKFRDLITDQIMFYISDGSNKNIAGKGSGLQKLAYILMHARIIEKIKPGRAVFLLIDEPDVFLHQGLQKKLQQHLKSLSQKSQIFITTHSPTFIDSYKLENVFLLDLEITKGKAYSRAGGEKYDLLDTKVVNITQFDGSKKIKEYLGIENRDYELLDRFNIIVEGETDQSYLTELANFFGLELPQILSAGGADNIPQRLDFYKSYYEDNEEIAPCILVLLDNDNKGREVAKRIKPNKYLPVNVQVRFVPNFLGESPSVDNLANITTNHEIEDFIYPKLLCDLINRLLRKKKMKIINVNKVCSQIEMPAFKNRGILHAVDSEKNARNPNDGQKINFIASDQASPGMKQSLARLLKIQGDPVLSKILQEESSKYPAVEEFLRLLANPTNFISPEDTASK, from the coding sequence ATGATTAAGATTCATAGAGTCCACATCAAAAGATTTCGCTCCATCAATAATCTTGAGCTTTGCGTCAACCAAGAGAATAACTTTATCACTATCTGTGGCGAGAATAACGCAGGAAAGACCAATATTTTGCGAGCTATTGATCTCTTTTTTCATCCAGAAAAATACGAACGGATGAACGACGTGCCTAACAATAAAAGAGTCAGTGGTGGTGGAACAGCGTATCCAAATATTACTATTGATTTCTCACTGTCAGGGGACGAAACTTATAGAATCACTAGAGATTTCTATCTCAATGACTTAAGAGGAACTTCTGGCGAAAGTATAAAACAAGAGAATAACAATAGAACCACTATCTCACTATCTGAAAAGGCAATCAAAGCATTTCTTGACAATGTACACTTCTTCTTTGTCGAGTCAGTCAACATATCGTTTCCTGCACTTATCAACACACTAATTGATGATATTTACGATATTGAATACGGCGACTCAAGGCTCAAAGGATTAAAAGGAGACCTAAAGGGTTATTTCGACAGCTACACCCAAGGATTACTTACGGTGTTAAAGGATTTATCAGACGAAATTAATCCAATATTTCGAGAGTATAAGGACAATTGGGGAGTTGATTTTGATCTCGGTATAGACGTGAAGAAATTTAGAGATCTCATTACTGATCAAATAATGTTTTACATAAGTGATGGTTCAAACAAAAATATCGCAGGTAAGGGATCTGGGCTTCAAAAATTAGCCTATATATTGATGCACGCTCGAATTATTGAGAAAATTAAGCCTGGTCGCGCCGTTTTTCTACTCATTGATGAACCGGATGTTTTTCTGCATCAGGGCTTGCAAAAGAAGTTGCAGCAGCATTTGAAAAGCCTTTCTCAAAAATCTCAAATCTTCATTACTACTCACTCTCCCACTTTTATTGATTCTTATAAACTAGAGAACGTATTCTTATTAGATTTAGAAATTACAAAAGGGAAAGCATACAGTAGAGCAGGAGGTGAAAAATATGATCTTTTAGATACTAAGGTAGTAAATATAACTCAGTTTGATGGCTCTAAAAAAATCAAAGAGTATCTAGGAATTGAAAATAGAGATTATGAGCTGTTAGATAGATTTAATATCATTGTAGAAGGCGAGACGGATCAATCCTACTTAACCGAGCTTGCTAATTTCTTTGGATTGGAACTTCCCCAAATTCTTTCCGCTGGAGGAGCAGACAATATTCCGCAGCGTTTAGATTTTTATAAATCTTACTATGAAGACAATGAAGAAATTGCACCTTGTATTTTAGTCCTACTAGACAACGATAATAAGGGCAGGGAAGTTGCTAAAAGGATTAAACCTAACAAGTATCTTCCAGTTAATGTTCAAGTTAGATTTGTTCCAAATTTTCTTGGCGAATCTCCTTCTGTGGATAATCTAGCAAACATTACAACAAATCATGAGATTGAGGATTTCATCTACCCAAAACTTCTTTGCGACTTGATTAATCGGCTACTTAGAAAGAAAAAGATGAAGATAATTAACGTTAATAAAGTCTGTTCTCAGATTGAGATGCCTGCCTTCAAAAATAGAGGGATTCTTCATGCAGTCGATTCGGAGAAAAATGCTAGAAATCCGAATGATGGTCAGAAGATCAATTTCATTGCATCAGATCAAGCATCCCCAGGCATGAAGCAGAGCTTAGCTAGACTTTTAAAGATCCAGGGAGACCCAGTACTTTCAAAGATTCTTCAGGAAGAAAGCTCGAAATACCCAGCGGTTGAGGAGTTTCTTAGGCTCCTTGCTAATCCAACAAATTTTATAAGTCCAGAAGACACTGCTTCAAAGTGA
- a CDS encoding peptidase C14 (similar to AA sequence:cyanobase_aa:LBDG_05120) has translation MQSPLKTGQATLWVLLVGVNQYHDRRFPTLQYSTIDTQRLSDAFADVTQEFPQKSIQVYHDRATEPTLEAVRSGLEAIVNQAKPEDTVIFYFCGHGALDPQLQQAVFCLADTQKDAMLRTGLSAIKLLGMMGSCAAKQQILWIDVCHANGMTAQSETREMLDSPVEQLIQMFRQQAAQNLKFQALVSCEARQQSWKFPELGHGIFSHFLIEGLRGAAANPQGTVIASVLGNYVHDRTVQYIDRTNQQLAWLHRDTENRPAKAILQTPARIGQTQIVLGIKPQDPLELLFPNIKAENIDPPLDRSASLVKPEVMIPPPIEKPASIEPAIPLIQKIVPESIVAKVETPVVEKDERLIQENLARSSEVHVTESDSPTAEESVLELFDFSAQEPIPLLEAPEQDSVSELIDSPVHETVSEPIASFAEETTSEAEISPIQDIASESIKAVIPLTEETSETTSVQEPIPLAEETIAKPEIAPVQETASETNEPVPLAEETASEIPPVQEPAYDFVKPSVPFAEKASETASVQENVTQSIEPETPSIQEPIPQAIAKPAVRRKRNTTQRQIKRLKTATQKQLRQTAKTLSKATQAAGEFASTQHAHSKQRAAELQDSFSTRLNEFNRFLHQAKNSGEVVYRQRTTEASQIAAQTIQKVDRSSRSLTRSAVEHTQKPETRQLLTTSLKVLSVVAVALTGVGLYQWRNEQIQAVQQLSSAATTQIESGQPGAFNTALKAGRKLQQVDQPWTFVPQSLRISTAATLQQAIAFSEMPTTPVGVSLSNASLSPDQKTFAVSTRNNTIQLWQRNGEKFQQLGTGFKGHQGAITQLVFSPDGKRLASASQDKTIKLWNVEKGILIQTLSEHTQAVTALSFRSDGEVLASGSADQTIKLWSVSQGKVLDTFKGHDATASVIRFSPDGRILAAGMLDNSIHLWYPDSQKPVLLGSHDKQSEKPQGILDLAFTPDGKTIASAGSDDTIKLWTVGNANSERETIPNQTLSGHENVVTSLSFSGDGQILASGGRDRTIRLWNMQNGTFIKTLLGSQDPIEQIAFGSDGKALLSVGNRYGLRTWNLDLDSLIESACRTSTETPPAECF, from the coding sequence ATGCAATCTCCGCTCAAGACAGGACAAGCAACACTCTGGGTTCTCCTCGTCGGCGTGAACCAATATCACGATCGACGATTTCCGACTCTGCAATATTCTACGATCGATACTCAACGGCTCTCGGATGCGTTTGCCGATGTCACTCAGGAGTTTCCGCAAAAATCGATTCAGGTCTATCACGATCGCGCAACTGAGCCGACCTTGGAAGCAGTGCGATCGGGATTAGAAGCGATCGTCAATCAGGCGAAACCAGAAGATACTGTTATCTTCTATTTCTGCGGGCATGGGGCGCTTGATCCCCAGTTACAGCAAGCCGTGTTCTGTTTAGCAGATACGCAGAAAGACGCGATGCTGCGAACCGGATTAAGTGCGATCAAGCTGTTGGGAATGATGGGAAGTTGCGCGGCGAAACAGCAGATTTTATGGATTGATGTCTGTCACGCTAATGGAATGACGGCTCAGAGTGAAACTCGTGAAATGCTGGATAGCCCGGTTGAGCAGTTGATTCAGATGTTTCGACAGCAAGCCGCGCAGAATCTTAAGTTTCAGGCGCTTGTATCGTGTGAGGCTAGACAGCAATCTTGGAAGTTTCCAGAGTTGGGACATGGAATTTTTAGTCACTTTTTGATTGAAGGATTGCGGGGAGCGGCAGCGAATCCACAAGGAACTGTCATCGCTTCGGTGTTGGGGAATTATGTTCACGATCGAACCGTGCAATACATCGATCGAACCAATCAACAGTTGGCATGGCTACATCGTGATACAGAAAATCGACCAGCGAAAGCGATTCTACAAACACCTGCACGAATCGGTCAGACTCAGATCGTGTTGGGGATTAAACCGCAAGATCCATTAGAGTTACTATTTCCGAATATCAAGGCAGAGAATATTGATCCGCCGCTCGATCGTTCAGCATCATTGGTGAAACCAGAGGTCATGATTCCGCCTCCGATCGAGAAACCTGCATCGATCGAGCCTGCCATTCCTTTGATTCAGAAGATTGTTCCTGAATCGATCGTTGCGAAGGTAGAAACGCCTGTTGTTGAAAAAGATGAGCGATTGATTCAAGAAAATTTAGCTCGATCATCTGAGGTACATGTTACTGAATCAGATTCTCCCACCGCTGAAGAATCTGTGTTAGAGCTTTTCGATTTTTCAGCCCAAGAACCTATTCCACTCCTTGAAGCACCTGAACAAGATAGCGTTTCTGAATTGATTGATTCACCCGTTCATGAAACTGTTTCTGAGCCTATAGCTTCATTTGCTGAAGAAACGACTTCTGAAGCCGAGATTTCCCCAATTCAAGACATCGCTTCTGAGTCGATCAAGGCTGTGATTCCTTTAACTGAAGAAACTTCTGAAACGACTTCGGTTCAAGAGCCTATTCCTCTAGCTGAAGAAACGATCGCTAAACCTGAAATTGCCCCAGTTCAGGAAACCGCTTCTGAAACCAATGAGCCTGTTCCACTCGCTGAAGAGACTGCTTCTGAAATTCCTCCAGTTCAAGAGCCTGCTTACGACTTTGTTAAGCCTAGTGTTCCTTTCGCTGAAAAGGCTTCTGAAACTGCATCGGTTCAAGAAAACGTTACTCAATCGATCGAGCCTGAAACTCCTTCAATTCAAGAACCAATTCCGCAAGCGATCGCGAAACCTGCTGTTCGTCGAAAACGCAACACCACTCAACGCCAAATTAAACGCCTAAAAACTGCCACTCAGAAACAACTTCGACAAACGGCAAAAACACTCTCAAAAGCCACTCAAGCCGCTGGAGAATTCGCCAGCACCCAACATGCCCACTCCAAACAGCGAGCGGCTGAGCTTCAAGATAGCTTCTCAACTCGACTCAATGAATTCAATCGATTCCTGCATCAAGCCAAAAATTCGGGGGAGGTCGTCTATCGGCAGCGTACGACTGAAGCAAGTCAAATTGCTGCACAGACGATTCAGAAGGTCGATCGCTCTTCTCGCAGCCTGACTCGATCCGCCGTTGAACACACTCAAAAGCCTGAAACTCGTCAGTTACTTACCACGAGTCTAAAAGTGCTTAGCGTAGTGGCGGTTGCGCTCACAGGCGTTGGATTGTATCAATGGCGAAATGAGCAAATTCAAGCGGTTCAACAACTTTCAAGTGCTGCGACGACGCAGATTGAATCAGGTCAACCTGGAGCGTTTAACACCGCTTTGAAAGCTGGACGGAAACTGCAACAAGTCGATCAACCTTGGACTTTTGTGCCTCAGAGTTTGAGAATTAGCACAGCAGCTACCTTACAGCAAGCGATCGCATTTTCTGAAATGCCTACGACTCCCGTTGGCGTATCGCTCTCGAATGCGAGTCTCAGCCCAGATCAAAAGACATTCGCAGTTTCAACCCGCAACAATACGATTCAACTCTGGCAGCGGAATGGCGAGAAATTCCAGCAGCTTGGGACAGGCTTCAAAGGACACCAAGGCGCAATTACTCAACTCGTATTTAGTCCAGATGGGAAGCGGTTGGCTTCTGCAAGTCAGGACAAAACGATCAAGCTTTGGAATGTTGAGAAAGGGATTTTGATTCAAACGCTGTCCGAGCATACGCAAGCGGTGACGGCACTGAGTTTTCGATCGGACGGAGAAGTTCTCGCTTCAGGCAGTGCAGATCAAACGATCAAACTCTGGAGTGTCAGCCAAGGGAAAGTTCTCGATACGTTCAAAGGACATGATGCCACTGCGAGTGTGATTCGGTTTAGTCCAGATGGTCGAATTTTGGCAGCGGGAATGCTCGATAACTCGATTCATCTCTGGTATCCCGATAGTCAAAAACCCGTACTGCTTGGAAGTCACGACAAGCAATCTGAAAAACCTCAAGGCATTCTCGATCTTGCCTTTACTCCAGATGGAAAAACGATCGCGTCTGCGGGTTCAGATGACACAATCAAACTTTGGACCGTTGGAAATGCGAACTCTGAGCGCGAGACGATTCCGAATCAAACGCTATCAGGACATGAGAATGTCGTCACGAGTCTGAGCTTTAGTGGCGATGGGCAAATCTTGGCATCAGGGGGACGCGATCGCACAATCCGTCTCTGGAATATGCAGAACGGAACCTTCATCAAAACACTGCTTGGATCGCAAGACCCGATCGAACAAATCGCGTTCGGTTCCGATGGCAAAGCTCTATTGAGTGTCGGCAACCGCTACGGATTGAGAACTTGGAATCTCGATTTAGACAGTTTGATTGAATCCGCTTGCCGAACCTCTACTGAAACTCCGCCCGCAGAATGTTTCTAA
- a CDS encoding chaperone protein ClpB (similar to AA sequence:cyanobase_aa:LBDG_00870), whose protein sequence is MQPTNSEKFTEKAWEAIVRTPEIVKQVQQQQIETEHLMKALLEQDGLAISIFNKLAVPVDRVRDRADEFIRKQPKVSGSGTSVYWGRSADSLLDRAEDYRKQFEDDFISIEHLLLGYAQDSRFGKGLLAEFRVDEAKLRNAIEQVRGNQKVTDQTPENKYEALEKYGRDLTQYAREGKLDPVIGRDDEIRRTIQILSRRTKNNPVLIGEPGVGKTAIAEGLAQRILSGDVPQSLKDRKLIALDMGALIAGAKYRGEFEERLKAVLKEVTDSRGNIILFIDEIHTVVGAGATQGAMDAGNLLKPMLARGELRCIGATTLDEYRKYIEKDAALERRFQQVFVDQPTVEDTISILRGLKERYEVHHGVKISDSALVAAATLSTRYISDRFLPDKAIDLVDEAAAKLKMEITSKPEELDEVDRKILQLEMERLSLQKENDAASRDRLDRIERELADLKETQSTLNAQWQAEKGVISELQKLKEEIDQVNLEIQQAERDYDLNKAAELKYGKLNELNRKVEETEAQLTQTQKSGTSLLREEVIEADIAEIISKWTGIPVSKLVESEMQKLLELEDVLHKRVIGQDEAVTAVSDAIQRSRAGLSDPNRPTASFIFLGPTGVGKTELAKALASFLFDTEEAMIRIDMSEYMEKHSVSRLIGAPPGYVGYDEGGQLTEAVRRRPYSVILFDEIEKAHPDVFNVMLQILDDGRVTDSQGRTVDFKNTIIIMTSNIGSQYIFEYGGDDDRYEEMRSRVMDAMRSSFRPEFLNRIDEIIIFHSLQKSQLREIVKIQVKRLEQRLAERKMSLKLSDSALDFLAEVGFDPVYGARPLKRAIQRELETAIAKEILRGNYTEGDTIFVDVGDTERLEFKRLPAEVVTTQ, encoded by the coding sequence ATGCAGCCAACCAATTCAGAGAAATTTACCGAAAAAGCCTGGGAAGCGATCGTCCGCACTCCTGAAATCGTGAAACAGGTACAGCAACAGCAGATCGAGACTGAGCATCTGATGAAAGCGCTCCTGGAGCAAGATGGCTTGGCGATCAGTATTTTTAATAAGCTGGCTGTTCCTGTCGATCGAGTGCGCGATCGAGCCGATGAATTTATCCGCAAACAGCCCAAAGTGTCCGGCAGTGGTACGTCCGTGTATTGGGGACGCAGTGCCGATTCGCTATTGGATCGAGCAGAAGACTATCGGAAACAATTCGAGGATGATTTTATCTCGATCGAACATTTACTCTTAGGATATGCCCAAGATAGTCGCTTCGGGAAAGGCTTACTGGCAGAATTTAGAGTAGATGAAGCAAAACTTAGAAACGCGATCGAACAAGTTCGGGGTAATCAAAAAGTGACGGATCAAACTCCTGAAAATAAGTACGAAGCTCTAGAAAAATATGGGCGCGATTTGACTCAGTATGCGCGGGAAGGCAAGCTCGATCCGGTAATTGGTCGAGATGACGAAATTCGCCGCACGATTCAGATTCTCTCGCGTCGGACGAAGAATAACCCGGTGCTGATTGGGGAACCAGGTGTCGGTAAAACTGCGATCGCGGAAGGTTTGGCACAACGAATCTTAAGCGGTGATGTGCCTCAATCGCTGAAAGATCGCAAACTAATCGCGCTCGATATGGGTGCGCTGATTGCAGGTGCGAAATATCGGGGTGAATTTGAAGAACGATTGAAAGCTGTTCTGAAAGAAGTCACCGATTCGCGTGGCAATATCATTCTGTTTATTGATGAGATTCATACCGTTGTCGGTGCGGGTGCAACTCAAGGCGCGATGGATGCGGGTAACTTGCTCAAACCGATGTTGGCGCGGGGTGAATTGCGCTGTATTGGTGCGACCACTTTGGATGAGTATCGCAAGTACATCGAGAAAGATGCAGCTTTAGAGCGGCGATTCCAGCAAGTCTTTGTGGATCAGCCGACCGTGGAAGATACGATTTCGATTCTGCGTGGATTGAAGGAACGTTATGAAGTGCACCACGGGGTGAAGATTTCCGACTCTGCTTTAGTAGCTGCGGCAACGCTTTCAACTCGTTATATTAGCGATCGCTTTCTTCCAGACAAAGCGATCGACCTTGTAGACGAAGCGGCAGCTAAGTTGAAAATGGAAATTACTTCTAAGCCAGAGGAGTTGGATGAAGTCGATCGTAAGATTCTCCAGCTTGAAATGGAGCGGCTCTCGTTGCAGAAAGAAAACGATGCAGCATCCCGCGATCGCTTAGATCGCATCGAGCGCGAACTTGCTGACCTTAAAGAGACTCAATCGACTTTGAATGCTCAATGGCAAGCTGAAAAAGGTGTCATCTCTGAGCTTCAAAAACTCAAAGAAGAGATCGATCAAGTCAACCTTGAGATCCAACAAGCCGAACGCGATTACGACCTCAACAAAGCGGCTGAACTGAAGTACGGCAAACTCAACGAACTCAACCGCAAAGTAGAAGAAACCGAAGCTCAATTAACCCAAACTCAGAAATCCGGTACATCACTTTTACGCGAAGAAGTGATCGAAGCGGACATTGCTGAAATCATTTCCAAGTGGACGGGCATTCCAGTCAGCAAGCTTGTGGAATCTGAAATGCAGAAGCTTCTAGAACTTGAGGATGTCTTGCACAAGCGCGTGATTGGACAAGACGAAGCAGTGACAGCAGTATCCGATGCCATTCAGCGATCGAGAGCCGGACTTTCTGATCCGAATCGTCCCACTGCCAGCTTTATCTTCCTGGGTCCCACAGGTGTCGGTAAAACCGAGCTTGCCAAAGCCCTCGCTTCTTTCCTGTTTGATACTGAAGAAGCGATGATTCGGATCGATATGTCTGAGTACATGGAGAAGCATTCAGTCTCACGCTTGATCGGTGCGCCTCCTGGATATGTCGGCTATGACGAAGGGGGACAGTTAACCGAAGCGGTTCGTCGTCGTCCTTACTCGGTGATTCTGTTTGACGAAATCGAGAAAGCGCATCCCGATGTCTTTAACGTGATGCTGCAAATCCTCGATGATGGTCGTGTAACTGATTCGCAAGGTCGCACTGTGGACTTCAAGAATACAATCATCATCATGACCTCAAACATCGGTTCACAGTACATCTTTGAATACGGTGGAGATGACGATCGCTACGAAGAAATGCGATCGCGTGTGATGGATGCAATGCGATCGAGCTTCCGTCCTGAGTTCTTGAACCGCATTGATGAAATCATCATCTTCCACAGTCTGCAAAAATCGCAACTGCGCGAAATCGTCAAGATTCAGGTCAAACGGTTAGAGCAGCGATTGGCAGAGCGCAAGATGTCACTGAAGTTATCAGATTCGGCTTTAGATTTCTTAGCTGAAGTGGGCTTTGATCCGGTGTACGGAGCGCGTCCATTGAAGCGGGCGATTCAGAGAGAATTGGAAACTGCGATCGCGAAAGAGATCCTACGCGGCAACTACACCGAAGGCGATACGATTTTCGTCGATGTCGGTGATACGGAACGCTTAGAGTTCAAACGCTTACCTGCCGAAGTGGTAACAACTCAATAA
- a CDS encoding hypothetical protein (similar to AA sequence:cyanobase_aa:Ava_A0019) — protein MTSDATNITGHFLDSSVVRPMMLGTQAYQQYFEDQFSQHPCYISPFIVMEMQRSYLRNAIEFYFTLRLPTIPTLSDALTFWSNRYQGSKHKAVQQLIAELLKTDLSDLNLDKQVALSTIASLIKSFIESLQAKFIHVGEDSTLCARVISFSSLDDIEQAIAEFAIVFDDVKTCRSQCRIEQSLLTDYRPEITAYLQQAETLTILPTTRGFLKIVQNLQEILAQGESACSCKRCERIGDAVIALDAPRKMQLEHTDHSFDYLCPPIQQPHRKHPSETAVNCP, from the coding sequence ATGACGAGTGACGCGACAAACATCACAGGACATTTTTTAGATTCGTCAGTCGTGCGCCCGATGATGTTGGGCACTCAAGCTTATCAACAATATTTTGAAGATCAATTTTCTCAACATCCATGCTATATTTCTCCGTTCATCGTGATGGAGATGCAGCGGAGTTATCTTCGCAACGCGATCGAGTTTTACTTCACACTCCGATTGCCAACGATTCCAACTTTGAGCGATGCACTGACATTCTGGAGCAATCGTTACCAAGGCAGCAAGCACAAAGCAGTACAGCAACTAATTGCAGAATTACTGAAGACAGATCTAAGTGATTTGAATTTGGATAAACAAGTTGCTTTATCTACGATCGCATCTCTGATCAAATCGTTTATTGAATCCTTGCAAGCTAAATTTATTCATGTGGGCGAAGATTCAACTCTGTGCGCTCGTGTGATTTCTTTCTCAAGCCTCGATGATATTGAACAAGCGATCGCTGAATTTGCGATCGTATTTGATGATGTCAAAACTTGTCGGAGCCAGTGCAGAATTGAGCAATCTCTTCTGACCGATTACCGCCCTGAAATTACCGCCTATCTCCAGCAAGCAGAAACATTGACAATCCTTCCCACCACTCGTGGCTTTCTCAAAATTGTGCAAAATCTCCAAGAGATTCTAGCTCAAGGTGAATCTGCTTGCTCTTGTAAACGTTGCGAGCGAATTGGCGATGCGGTCATTGCTTTAGATGCGCCCCGAAAAATGCAGCTAGAACACACCGATCATTCGTTTGATTATCTTTGTCCGCCAATTCAACAACCGCATCGCAAGCATCCTTCAGAGACAGCGGTGAATTGTCCTTAG